A genomic stretch from Thermodesulfobacteriota bacterium includes:
- a CDS encoding ribbon-helix-helix domain-containing protein gives MKTAISIPDPIFEAAEKLSQRLGISRSELYAKAISSYVQKHREEGITEALNKVYDKEESSLDPVIENLQFNSLKRNEW, from the coding sequence ATGAAGACAGCAATATCTATCCCCGACCCAATCTTCGAAGCCGCGGAAAAACTTTCACAACGTTTAGGTATATCCCGGAGCGAGTTGTACGCAAAAGCCATCTCTTCCTATGTTCAAAAACACCGTGAAGAAGGTATTACTGAAGCCTTGAACAAGGTGTATGATAAGGAGGAATCTTCTCTTGATCCGGTCATCGAGAATTTGCAGTTCAACTCTTTAAAGAGGAATGAGTGGTAG
- a CDS encoding type II toxin-antitoxin system PemK/MazF family toxin, whose protein sequence is MLRGEIWWASLPDPAGSGPGFRRPLVIIQSDAFNRSRINTVIVAVITSNLKLAEAPGNVFLPFKTTGLPKDSVINVSQLVTLDKSFFTEKIGKLAGKQMRQLEEGLRLVLSL, encoded by the coding sequence GTGCTCCGAGGAGAAATTTGGTGGGCTTCTTTACCTGATCCTGCCGGGTCGGGACCAGGCTTTCGTCGACCTCTGGTCATAATCCAATCTGATGCCTTTAACCGCAGCCGAATCAACACGGTCATAGTTGCCGTAATAACATCTAATCTCAAGCTTGCCGAAGCACCGGGAAACGTATTTTTACCATTCAAAACGACTGGGTTGCCGAAAGATTCGGTTATAAACGTCTCTCAATTGGTCACTTTAGATAAATCGTTTTTTACCGAAAAGATAGGCAAGTTAGCAGGCAAACAGATGCGGCAACTGGAAGAAGGTCTACGCCTGGTGCTCTCACTCTAA
- a CDS encoding ADP-ribosylglycohydrolase family protein, whose product MLGAIAGDVIGSVFESSPIKSTDFPLFSLHSRFTDDTVLTVAVAYSILKGVDYASSFKIFGRKYPNAGYGLSFYNWIFSPERKPYGSWGNGSAMRVSPIGFAFDTVEDVLKEAKKSAEVTHNHPEGIKGAQATALAVFLASRGKSKEEIKAEISKRFGYNLDRTVDEIRPSYRFDVSCQGSVPEAIISFLESQNFEDAVRKGISLGGDSDTIACIAGAIAHSFYKDLPREIVSNVKDRLPEEFLSIIEEFKSRYSLE is encoded by the coding sequence ATGCTGGGTGCGATTGCCGGAGACGTTATCGGTTCCGTTTTTGAAAGCAGTCCAATCAAATCAACCGACTTTCCCCTTTTCAGCCTACACTCCAGGTTTACCGATGATACCGTTCTCACCGTAGCAGTGGCCTACTCTATCTTGAAGGGAGTCGATTATGCATCCTCTTTCAAGATATTCGGGAGAAAATATCCAAATGCCGGCTACGGACTTTCCTTCTATAATTGGATTTTCTCACCGGAAAGAAAGCCTTATGGCAGTTGGGGAAACGGCTCTGCCATGAGGGTAAGCCCAATCGGGTTTGCTTTTGACACGGTCGAGGATGTACTCAAAGAAGCTAAAAAGAGCGCGGAGGTTACCCACAATCACCCGGAGGGCATAAAGGGGGCGCAGGCTACCGCCTTGGCGGTATTTCTGGCCAGCCGGGGAAAGAGTAAAGAAGAAATAAAAGCAGAAATTAGCAAGCGCTTTGGTTACAACCTTGACCGAACCGTGGATGAAATAAGGCCGTCTTACCGGTTTGACGTATCGTGCCAGGGCTCGGTACCCGAGGCCATAATTTCCTTTCTGGAGTCTCAAAACTTTGAAGATGCCGTAAGGAAGGGGATCTCGCTCGGCGGGGATAGCGACACTATAGCATGCATAGCCGGCGCCATAGCCCATTCGTTTTATAAAGACCTGCCCAGAGAGATCGTCTCAAACGTCAAAGATAGATTGCCCGAAGAATTCCTTTCCATTATCGAAGAGTTTAAATCCAGATACAGCTTGGAATAG
- a CDS encoding TonB-dependent receptor: MQRIFLALFIFFYSNIPHLSSQEMDEEDELILLEPVEVTAPRVEKLLNKVPFSVGVLEEEDIQLGRPMIGLDESLNEIPGVYAQNRYNFAQDTRISIRGFGARAAFGVRGIKILVDGIPLTLPDGQSQIDSVDLGSTERIEVIRGPVSALYGNASGGVISIITEDGPEEPFIGARMVLGSFGLQKYQAKAGGQVKNLNYLLNLSRLDLDGFREQSETENVLFNSKLRYTINENSDLTILLNYLDAPVAEDPGALTKEELEQDREQAAPANLLRDAGESVKEGRSGIVYRNYLSQNQEVNLSVYGSVRDFSQRLPFGIVSFDRLVLGGGAKYVWDSSLWSRANRLIAGVDVEYQNDDRKNFDYADGKERGELTLDQKEEVANIGVFVQNEFQILDNLELTLGLRYDYIRFSVDDSFTIEDDPDDSGSITFKELSPKVGLLYSPLSFLNIYGNFSTSFETPTTTELANSPSEAGGFNPDLKPQKAISYEAGLKGLIWNRLTYDLAVFYADVKDELIPFQVPDVPGREFFRNAGKSRHYGLELGLSLEVIDGLKLTVAYTYLNFKFKDFETEEGNFDGNRVPGIPPNQLYAEVFYNSPYGFYGGAELFYVDGYFVNDSNTEKNGSYVVTSIRLGYQKRLFRHWEVSPFLGFNNIFDEKYNSSVRVNAVAGRFFEPAPGFNVYGGASLSYVF; this comes from the coding sequence TTGCAGAGAATCTTCCTGGCTTTATTCATCTTTTTCTACTCGAATATTCCCCATCTGTCCTCTCAAGAAATGGATGAAGAGGATGAACTAATATTACTCGAACCGGTAGAGGTTACCGCACCACGGGTGGAAAAACTTCTTAACAAGGTCCCGTTTTCCGTCGGTGTTTTAGAGGAAGAAGACATACAACTGGGAAGGCCTATGATTGGGCTCGATGAATCCCTTAACGAAATACCCGGCGTCTATGCCCAGAACCGATACAACTTTGCTCAGGACACCCGCATATCCATAAGGGGTTTTGGCGCCAGGGCGGCGTTCGGAGTTAGAGGCATAAAGATTTTGGTAGATGGAATACCGTTAACCCTTCCCGACGGCCAGAGCCAGATAGACAGCGTTGACCTAGGTTCTACGGAAAGGATCGAGGTGATACGCGGCCCGGTCTCTGCCCTCTATGGAAACGCCTCCGGGGGAGTGATAAGCATAATCACCGAGGATGGGCCGGAAGAGCCCTTTATCGGGGCGAGGATGGTCCTGGGTTCCTTCGGTTTACAAAAATATCAGGCTAAAGCGGGCGGGCAGGTAAAAAACCTTAACTATCTTTTAAACCTGTCCCGACTCGATCTAGACGGATTCAGAGAGCAAAGTGAAACCGAGAATGTTTTATTCAACAGCAAGCTTCGCTACACCATAAATGAGAACTCCGATTTGACCATTCTACTTAATTATCTTGATGCGCCCGTTGCCGAGGACCCCGGGGCGCTGACCAAAGAAGAGCTTGAGCAAGATAGAGAACAGGCCGCTCCCGCAAATCTTCTGCGTGATGCGGGCGAGTCCGTAAAGGAAGGCCGGTCGGGGATTGTCTACCGTAATTACCTTTCCCAAAACCAGGAGGTTAATTTAAGCGTCTACGGGTCGGTCAGGGATTTCAGTCAGAGGCTTCCTTTTGGAATAGTCTCTTTTGATAGGTTGGTCTTGGGAGGAGGGGCAAAATACGTTTGGGACAGCTCCCTTTGGAGTAGAGCTAACCGCCTGATTGCCGGGGTCGATGTGGAATACCAAAACGACGACAGGAAGAATTTTGATTACGCGGATGGAAAGGAAAGGGGCGAGCTGACCCTTGACCAAAAAGAGGAGGTGGCTAATATCGGGGTATTTGTGCAGAATGAATTTCAAATCTTAGATAACCTGGAGCTTACCCTGGGACTACGCTACGACTACATCCGTTTCTCCGTGGATGATTCCTTCACCATTGAAGACGACCCAGACGATTCCGGCTCCATTACTTTTAAGGAGCTAAGCCCCAAAGTCGGCCTGTTGTATAGCCCGTTATCTTTTCTTAACATTTATGGAAACTTTTCCACCTCCTTTGAAACCCCCACCACCACCGAGCTTGCCAATAGCCCGAGCGAGGCGGGCGGGTTTAACCCGGACCTCAAGCCCCAGAAAGCAATCAGTTACGAGGCAGGTTTAAAGGGGTTGATCTGGAATCGTCTGACCTATGACCTGGCCGTTTTTTATGCGGACGTAAAGGATGAGCTAATTCCGTTTCAGGTGCCCGATGTTCCGGGGAGGGAATTCTTCAGGAACGCCGGAAAGTCCAGGCACTACGGACTGGAGCTTGGTCTCAGCCTGGAAGTTATAGATGGTTTAAAGCTCACCGTTGCCTATACCTACCTTAACTTCAAGTTCAAGGACTTTGAAACCGAGGAGGGAAATTTTGACGGCAACCGTGTGCCCGGGATTCCACCCAATCAACTATATGCCGAGGTCTTCTATAATAGTCCCTACGGTTTTTATGGCGGAGCTGAGTTATTCTATGTCGACGGTTACTTCGTCAACGATTCCAACACGGAAAAAAATGGCAGCTATGTGGTAACCAGCATAAGATTGGGATATCAAAAGAGGTTATTCCGTCACTGGGAGGTTTCTCCTTTTCTCGGCTTTAATAATATCTTTGATGAAAAATATAACTCCTCGGTAAGGGTGAATGCGGTAGCAGGAAGGTTCTTCGAACCCGCTCCCGGGTTTAATGTTTACGGCGGCGCATCGCTGTCCTACGTGTTTTGA
- a CDS encoding class I SAM-dependent methyltransferase, giving the protein MSSTEHKSHWEKVYAQKLPTEVSWYQDHLQMSLQFIQRTGVGKLASIIDVGGGASTLVDDLLARGFERLTVLDISSKAIDLAQSRLGFNAGKITWIEADITKVSLPENHYDLWHDRAVFHFLTGTEDRQKYVELVKDSLKPGGHVIIAAFALDGPPRCSGLDVVRYSPDSLLEEFGNDFELIESAGEEHLTPSGVKQRFIYCYLRKVE; this is encoded by the coding sequence ATGTCCTCCACGGAACACAAATCACATTGGGAAAAGGTCTATGCCCAAAAGCTCCCCACCGAGGTGAGCTGGTACCAGGATCACCTTCAGATGTCCCTTCAATTTATCCAGCGGACGGGGGTCGGTAAATTGGCATCGATAATCGATGTCGGCGGCGGGGCTTCTACACTTGTTGATGACCTATTAGCCAGGGGCTTCGAGCGCCTGACGGTCCTTGACATTTCTTCTAAGGCTATTGACCTTGCACAATCGAGGCTCGGTTTCAATGCAGGTAAGATAACATGGATTGAAGCCGATATTACCAAAGTATCGCTGCCGGAGAATCATTATGACCTCTGGCATGACCGTGCGGTATTTCATTTTCTTACCGGTACCGAGGATCGCCAAAAATATGTGGAACTGGTGAAGGATTCATTGAAGCCAGGTGGCCACGTTATTATCGCTGCCTTTGCCCTTGATGGCCCGCCCCGGTGCAGCGGTTTGGATGTTGTAAGATACAGTCCGGACAGCCTCCTCGAAGAGTTTGGCAATGATTTCGAGTTGATCGAAAGCGCCGGAGAAGAACACCTTACACCCTCCGGAGTAAAACAAAGGTTTATTTACTGCTATTTGAGAAAGGTTGAATGA
- a CDS encoding DUF924 family protein → MTAKPESRRQEDILNYWFGQLKENEGPSNEYYKKWFAKDERVDHFIKTNFESDLQRAIDGHLRSWEEAPRGALALIILLDQFSRNIYRGLPRAFTQDHLALELCLKGIEKGFDMKLHPVERLFFYMPLEHSEDLEMQKKSVELFSMMEELFPSPHNLSYMVSEFKKYADMHYVIIERFGRFPHRNQVLGRKSTPEEVEFLKQPGSSF, encoded by the coding sequence ATGACTGCAAAACCCGAAAGCCGTAGACAGGAGGACATTTTAAATTACTGGTTTGGCCAGTTGAAGGAAAACGAAGGGCCTTCGAACGAATATTATAAAAAGTGGTTTGCAAAAGATGAGCGGGTCGACCATTTCATAAAGACAAACTTTGAAAGTGACCTGCAGCGGGCTATAGATGGCCACTTAAGGAGCTGGGAGGAGGCGCCCCGTGGCGCATTGGCACTGATAATACTGCTCGACCAGTTTTCTCGAAATATATATCGAGGTTTGCCGAGGGCATTTACTCAGGACCATTTAGCGCTCGAACTTTGCCTGAAAGGGATTGAAAAAGGGTTTGATATGAAACTCCATCCGGTAGAAAGGCTATTCTTCTACATGCCCTTGGAACATTCGGAAGACCTGGAGATGCAGAAGAAATCGGTTGAGCTTTTTTCCATGATGGAAGAACTATTTCCCTCTCCTCATAATCTGTCATACATGGTATCGGAATTCAAGAAATATGCGGATATGCACTACGTCATTATCGAGAGATTCGGCAGATTCCCCCACCGAAACCAAGTGCTGGGGCGTAAGTCCACACCGGAGGAGGTTGAATTTTTAAAACAACCCGGTTCTTCGTTTTAG
- a CDS encoding ABC transporter permease — translation MKNFIIQLGTLSISLLEHVGELGILLYRTIYGCLRPPFNFRLILEQIDEIGFKSVPIVIISAMAIGMVMVVQLAYGFGRFGAKSLVGSVVSLAIVRELGPVLASLLVGGRVGSGITAEIGSMKVTEQIDALRTLGADPIKKLVVPRFIAAVICFPFLTIIANLSGIVGAIIMAEIELGVTPRLFISGMVGLVFISDLLSGILKTVFFGSIVAIIGCYVGMNTEGGTQGVGRATTLTVVVSLVLIIIGDFFLTKLFLML, via the coding sequence ATGAAAAATTTTATCATTCAGCTTGGCACATTAAGCATCTCCCTCCTGGAACACGTAGGCGAGCTAGGGATTCTCCTTTACAGGACCATATATGGCTGTTTAAGGCCACCATTTAATTTCCGCCTGATTTTAGAGCAAATAGATGAAATAGGCTTTAAATCGGTTCCCATAGTCATTATTTCTGCTATGGCCATAGGGATGGTCATGGTGGTTCAACTTGCCTACGGATTCGGCCGGTTTGGCGCTAAAAGCCTGGTGGGCTCGGTCGTTTCACTGGCAATAGTGAGAGAACTGGGGCCGGTGCTCGCTTCCCTCCTGGTCGGGGGCAGGGTCGGTTCCGGGATCACCGCGGAAATAGGGTCGATGAAGGTAACCGAACAGATAGATGCGTTGAGAACCCTTGGTGCCGACCCCATAAAGAAGCTGGTCGTGCCCAGGTTTATTGCGGCAGTAATTTGTTTTCCATTTCTCACCATAATTGCCAACCTTTCGGGCATCGTCGGCGCTATAATCATGGCGGAGATCGAGCTCGGAGTAACGCCCAGGCTTTTTATTTCCGGGATGGTTGGTTTGGTTTTCATCTCCGACCTGCTTAGCGGAATTTTAAAGACTGTCTTTTTTGGCTCTATTGTGGCAATAATCGGTTGCTATGTCGGTATGAACACAGAGGGTGGAACGCAAGGGGTAGGAAGGGCTACAACGCTTACCGTAGTAGTTTCACTGGTGTTGATAATAATCGGGGATTTCTTTCTCACTAAGCTTTTTTTGATGCTTTGA